The nucleotide sequence AATATCCAGCACAGGCAATACTGCTTCTGTAAATAATGTAGAATTGGGAAACACTGTTGCCATTCATGTTGAATGGAAATCAAATGATAAGAATTTTCTACAGGGAACTCCTGCTGAATCAAATAGAAACATTGATTTAATGAAAAATGGTGTGTTGTTAACATCTAAAACAGGTACCTACACTACTTTAGATTATTATCAGGGAACTGCATATTTTACAGCAGACTTTGAAATAACATTGGATAGTGAAGGATGGTGGAATATCACTGCTCATAAAGACAAGACATCAAATGCTTATCAAAATTGGATTTATGGTGCAGCAGATAGTAATCAAATAAGTTTTTATGTTCCTTCTTCTGCAGGTCTTACTAAAAAAGATGTAAATCTAAATGGTGAAGTTAGTTCATATTACAATGAGGATGGAGTTTATTATAATCAATATAATGACATCATGACTTTCATAACCACTTCTGAAAGCGATATTTCTGAAGAAATCATATATAAAGAGGGTGATGTTGAGTTAGGCCGTGCTGATTTTGGTGAAGACTTTGACATTTCCACTTTAACAAAAGGAACTCATACCATTACTGCTTACTGGGCAGGAAACGATGATTACAATCCTGCTGAATACGTTTTCAATGTAGTTATTCTTGAAAAAAATATTTATTTTAACTTAGACATTGATGATGTTGTATATCCTGATCATGCCATCGGAAGTTTTTCATCCAATGTAATCGGTGTTTATACCATAACCATTAACGGTAAAGAATACACCGTAAATTATGATGAAGAATATGAAGAATCTGCTGAATTCAATATCGATCAATTGCCTGTTGGCACTTACGAGGTTTCAGATGTAGCATTTGAGGATATGGAAAATTATCAAATTGATTTTGATGATGAAGAAATGAATGACCTTCCATCATTTGAAGTATATGACAAAGTTCCTACTTCAATTTATGTTGAATTAGATAAAAACTCTATTAAAAAAGGCGAATCAATTGTACTTACTGTTTCTGTTGGAAACGATATAAATATGGAAGAAATAACTGTGGGTAATGTTTTAATTTATGATGACAGTAATCCTGAAATCGCAATTATTGATTTAAGTAAAACCAATAATTATACTTTCACTCCATCCTATTCAGCAAGTGAAGATTCAATTTATATTTATGTTAAATACTTGGGATATGATGAATTAAATTATAATTCAAGTGATGAGGATTATGAATCTTATTGGATTGAATCACCGGAAATAAAAGATACAACAATAGATATTGATGTGGATAAAACTTCATTATCTAATGGTGAAACAATCACAGTCACTCCAACTGTTTTAGTTGATGGTGAAGAAATTAGCGAAGGTACTGTTGAGTTTTACAATGAAAATGATGATAAAATTGGTGCAATCGATTTAAATGAAAAAACCTCATTTGAATACACTGTAACCGGTGAATCTGGAAGTCACAGTATTTGGGCAAAATATGTTGCAAACGACTTATATGCTGAATCCAGTTCAGATAAGAAAGATTATAAAATCAAATCAACATTAACAATTACATTAGCTCGAAATGATGATGCAATTGTTGTTGTTGGCGATACAGTTTACTTTACAATCACATTTTCAGATTCAGTAACTGACAATCTTGAATTATGGGTTAATGATATTAACTTAGGTGGTGAAGATGGTTCCAGTTCAACTTCAGTGACTTTTGATCCATCTAATGTTGGTGAAAATGATGTTTTCATCAAATTCTTAGGAAATGATGATTTTGAAGCAACTGAAAGTAATAAAGTTACAGTTAATGTTGTAAAAGCATTAGACACTACAGTATCTATTGAATTAAATCCTGATGCAGTCCTACCTAATAAAAACATAACTATTACTCCTACAGTAAAAGATTCCGAGGGTAATGTATTAACAACTGGTGTTGTTAGAATTTACACTGATGCCAATATGAATTCTGATCCTGTTGCAGTAATCAATGCGGGTGAAACCGGAAACTTTTCAGATAGCATAAATTACCCTGGATATACTGGATATTTATATGCAGTTTACGTTCCATCTGACAGAACATATAACAGAAGTCCAGTTTCAGCAGGTGCTAAATACACTTTATTGTATTCAAATAAATTGGATTTAACTGTTAATTCAGGTAGTGAAATAACCGTTAATGATGGTGTAAGTTTTGATATATTAGCTACCTTAACCGGCGGTGAAGATGAAATCACATTATACATTAACGATAAGGCTAATAGCACATTATTTAAAAACACTGCAACTCAAATGACTTTACCTGTTGGCGATTATACAATTTATGCTAAATACACAAGACAATCAGGTTATTATGACTCAGCAGTTAGTAATACTGTAACTGTTCATGTTGTTGAAAATGTTAAAAATGAAATTATAGTCACCGTTGAAAGTGTAACATTGCCGGACAAAGCAGAAGTTAAAGTAACTGCAACAGTAGATGGTGAATACACAATCGATGTTAACGGAACTGAAGTTAATGTAAATGTTGATGGTGGAAGTGGCAGTAAATTTGTAAGTTTAGCTGCTGGTGATTATTATGCTAATGTAACCGGTCAGGAAGGTGCAATAATTACTAATGCAGTATTTACTGTTTCACCTGAACCAAAAATAGCTGAATTATTTATTAGAGATGCTAATTATCCTGAAAATGCCACTATTGTACTTTCAGGTAAAGGAAATGTAACAATCACTATTGAATATTACCTTGAAAGTTCAGTTAAAGATCCTGTGATGCCTGAAATCATATTTGATGGGGGCGTTAAAAAGCAAGTTAATGCTGTAAATGGAGTTTACACACCAGTAACCTTTGTTGTAAATGAAACAGGTGAATTCACTGTTAATGCAAAATATAAAGTATATTCATTCAGTACTGGTGAACTCTATGTAGATGCTGAAAACACATTAACCTATTCTGTAACAATCTTTCCTCAAGCTAAAGACATCTCATTAGATGTTGAAGTGGATGAAGAGAAAGATGAAGATGATTACTATACTCTTGATTGGGGAGATCCTGCATTTGAAGTTGTAACTACAGCTTCTGAAGATATTGATGCAGAAATCATTTATAAAGAAGGAGACAAAGTGCTTGGAAGAGCACAAATAGGTGATGTATTTGAAATTGATCCTAATGATTTAGGATTAGGTGAACATACCATAACTGCTACATTGGAAGGTAATGAAGATTATAACGAAGCTAGTTATACATTCACCCTTAATGTAGATAAGAAAATAATATGGTACGAACTGGAAATAGATAATGTAACTTATCCTGACCATGCTGTTGGTAAATTCAGCGGTGAAGACGTTGACGGTAAATATACAATAACCATAAACGGCACTGATTACACTGTTGATTATATTTGGGATGAAGATGAAGACTATGTCTTCTTTGACATTAAACAATTGCCTGCTGGAACATATACTGTGTCAAGCATAAAATATGAAGACATGGTCCATTATGAATTCGGAGAATCCGATGTTGATGGTCAAAATACCTTGCCGACATTCACTGTTAAATCCAAAGAAACAGTTCTAAATGGCACTGTTTTAAGTGTTGTGAATGGTACTGCTCCTACTTTCAGTATTGATTTGCCTGGTGCTGGCGGTAATCTGACTGTTGAAGTAGATGGTAAAAACTACACTAAAGAGTTGGTTGACGGTAAGGCTACTGTGGAAATTACTGATTTACCTGCAGGTGATTACACTGCAACTGTAACTTACACTGGTGATGAGACCCATAATCCTACTTCAGTACCTGCAAGCTTTAAAGTTGAGGAAAAAACTACTGCTAAAGAGGATGTTGTTTTAAATGACACTGTTTTGAGTGTTGTGAATGGTACTGCTCCTACTTTCAGTATTGATTTGCCTGGTGCTGGTGGTAATTTGACTGTTGAAGTAGATGGTAAAAACTATACTAAAGAGTTGGTTGACGGTAAGGCTACTGTGGAAATTACTGATTTACCTGCTGGTGATTACACTGCAACTGTAACTTACACTGGTGATGAGACCCATAATCCTACTTCTGTACCTGCAAGCTTTAAAGTTGAGGACAAACAGACTCCTGACGCTAACAAAACATTTGATGTTAATGTTCCTGAAGGATCTACAAATCCTGTGTTCAGCATCAACTTACCTGGTGCAACAGGAAACTTCACAGTAACTGTTGACGGTAAAAACTATACTAAGGAATTAGTTAATGGTTCAGCATCCATAACTATTGATGATTTAGCTCCTGGAGCACATAATGTGACTGTAAGCTATTCAGGTGATAAGAATTATTCACCAATGAATAAAACAACTGCAATCACTATTCCAACTCCGGTATTGTCAAATAATAAAAACGTCAATGTAATCTACTCAGCTAATGCATATTATAGGGTTTTAGTAATAGCTAATGGTAAGGCAGTAGTTGGTGAAAAGGTAACCATTACATTCAATGGTAAAAAATATCAGGTAACCACAAACAATAACGGTTATGCAACCTTAAAATTACCAACTAAGATTAAAGTTAAAAAATACACAATAACTGCAGAGTTTAAAGGAGTTAAAGTATCAAACACTGTAACTGTTAAACATTTATTTAAAGCTAAAAATTTAAAAGTTAAAAAGCCTAGAAAAGTTTTAAAAATTAAAATCAAAACCAATAAGGTTAACGGTAAATTCCTTAAAGGCAAAAAACTTAAATTAAAAATTAAAGGTAAAACCTTAAAAGCTAAAATAAATAAAAAAGGTGTTGCAACATTTAAAGTTAAAAAGAATATTCTTAAAAAACTTAAAGTTGGAAAAACCTACAAATATAAAGTTACTTATGGAAAAGATACTGTGACTAAAAAAATTAAAATTAAAAGATAGGATTAAATTTTAATCCTATTTCTCTTTTCTTTTTTTCAAATAATCTTCTACTTCATCACGTGGAATGAATTTTAAAGCGGCAGAATTTATACAATAGCGTTTACTTCCGCCGGGACCGTCATTGAATACATGGCCCAAATGTGAATTTGCCTTTGCACTTCTAACCTCTATGCGTGTAGTGCCGTGTGAGAAATCACGATTTTTTGTTATCACATCTTCAGATATAGGTTTTGTAAATGCAGGCCAGCCGCAACCTGAGTCAAATTTGTCATCAGAAGAAAACAAAACTTCACCATCTACAACATCTACATATATACCATCTTCAAAAAAATTATTATACTTTCCACTAAAAGGTGCTTCTGTTAAAGAAAGCTGTGTTATTTCATACTCTTCACGAGTCAGGTGATTAAATTCTTCATTATCTATTAAATTTAAATCAACATGACAATAACCCTGCGGGTTTTTTTCAAGGTATTTCTGATGATAGTCCTCAGCAGGATAGAAGTTATAAATCTCATGAGATTCAACCATAATCCTTTTAGAAGATGACTTCTGCTTTGATTTTAAAAAATCAATTACTGCTTTTTCATCATTCGGGTTCTGCCAGTAAATGCCTGTCCGATACTGGGTACCTCTATCGGGGCCCTGACGGTTTTTAACGTAAGGGTCAATAATTTTAAAGAAATTCTCCAAGATCTCCTCCAGAGATATGATTTCAGGATTAAATGTAACCTTAACTGTTTCAGCATGCATGGTTTTACCTGTGCAGACCTTTTCATAAGTTGGAGCCAAATCATTGCCGTTAGCATAACCGACTTCAGTATTATTCACTCCTTTAAGTCTTGAGATGAATGCTTCAACACCCCAGAAGCAACCTCCTGCAAGATAAATGACATTTTGTTTTGTAAACATAATAATTAATAATTATTTCAAATTATTTAAAATATTTCAACAAAAATCTTTTTAATTATAAAATAAATATAAAATATTATACGGAGGAAAAACTAATGTTTTACAGCACTATTATGAAAATTGATTCAATTGACAGATTAAGAGATATTAGGGATGCATTACTTGTTGAACAAGGAATCAATCCAACTCGTCAAGGTGAACAAGCAATTAAAGTTGTAGTTGAAAGAATCGATGAAATTCAAGCAACTCTTGATAAATCAGCTACTAAAAACTTAAACAGAAGATAAGTGATTTTAGTGATAAGAAGAGTCACATCAACAAGACGGCTGCTAAAAAAGAGAATGTATAACTCACCTCATTCTCGACATAGAAACTCTCAATATTATCGTGAGAACAGAAATGCAGCCAAACCATATCAAAAGAAATTCAGGGATATGAACGGTCCTCAAATAAAACGTAAAAGAAGGCCAAAAAGAGAAGTGGTTGAAGGCTTTAAAATGTCTTACCGATATAAATATTATCAAAATGATAATCAAGAAGAAGAAAATGAAGAAGAATTAGAGTAATTCTTCTTTAGATATTATTTTATTTTTTGAGTGAATATCTAAAATCAGACCGCTGAAAGCATCATCATTTAAAGCAAGTTTATGAAACAATTCATCGGACACTTCAGTAGGTTCGTAATCGACTAATTCTA is from Methanobrevibacter sp. and encodes:
- a CDS encoding Ig-like domain repeat protein, coding for MAIALIALVLICIGSVSATDEIQDGNLTVIDNSQDQSVDIDELNEESYSDDIVASDEDIVSLANEEDDALNAYDSYNQYCDELTTLTISSTGNTASVNNVELGNTVAIHVEWKSNDKNFLQGTPAESNRNIDLMKNGVLLTSKTGTYTTLDYYQGTAYFTADFEITLDSEGWWNITAHKDKTSNAYQNWIYGAADSNQISFYVPSSAGLTKKDVNLNGEVSSYYNEDGVYYNQYNDIMTFITTSESDISEEIIYKEGDVELGRADFGEDFDISTLTKGTHTITAYWAGNDDYNPAEYVFNVVILEKNIYFNLDIDDVVYPDHAIGSFSSNVIGVYTITINGKEYTVNYDEEYEESAEFNIDQLPVGTYEVSDVAFEDMENYQIDFDDEEMNDLPSFEVYDKVPTSIYVELDKNSIKKGESIVLTVSVGNDINMEEITVGNVLIYDDSNPEIAIIDLSKTNNYTFTPSYSASEDSIYIYVKYLGYDELNYNSSDEDYESYWIESPEIKDTTIDIDVDKTSLSNGETITVTPTVLVDGEEISEGTVEFYNENDDKIGAIDLNEKTSFEYTVTGESGSHSIWAKYVANDLYAESSSDKKDYKIKSTLTITLARNDDAIVVVGDTVYFTITFSDSVTDNLELWVNDINLGGEDGSSSTSVTFDPSNVGENDVFIKFLGNDDFEATESNKVTVNVVKALDTTVSIELNPDAVLPNKNITITPTVKDSEGNVLTTGVVRIYTDANMNSDPVAVINAGETGNFSDSINYPGYTGYLYAVYVPSDRTYNRSPVSAGAKYTLLYSNKLDLTVNSGSEITVNDGVSFDILATLTGGEDEITLYINDKANSTLFKNTATQMTLPVGDYTIYAKYTRQSGYYDSAVSNTVTVHVVENVKNEIIVTVESVTLPDKAEVKVTATVDGEYTIDVNGTEVNVNVDGGSGSKFVSLAAGDYYANVTGQEGAIITNAVFTVSPEPKIAELFIRDANYPENATIVLSGKGNVTITIEYYLESSVKDPVMPEIIFDGGVKKQVNAVNGVYTPVTFVVNETGEFTVNAKYKVYSFSTGELYVDAENTLTYSVTIFPQAKDISLDVEVDEEKDEDDYYTLDWGDPAFEVVTTASEDIDAEIIYKEGDKVLGRAQIGDVFEIDPNDLGLGEHTITATLEGNEDYNEASYTFTLNVDKKIIWYELEIDNVTYPDHAVGKFSGEDVDGKYTITINGTDYTVDYIWDEDEDYVFFDIKQLPAGTYTVSSIKYEDMVHYEFGESDVDGQNTLPTFTVKSKETVLNGTVLSVVNGTAPTFSIDLPGAGGNLTVEVDGKNYTKELVDGKATVEITDLPAGDYTATVTYTGDETHNPTSVPASFKVEEKTTAKEDVVLNDTVLSVVNGTAPTFSIDLPGAGGNLTVEVDGKNYTKELVDGKATVEITDLPAGDYTATVTYTGDETHNPTSVPASFKVEDKQTPDANKTFDVNVPEGSTNPVFSINLPGATGNFTVTVDGKNYTKELVNGSASITIDDLAPGAHNVTVSYSGDKNYSPMNKTTAITIPTPVLSNNKNVNVIYSANAYYRVLVIANGKAVVGEKVTITFNGKKYQVTTNNNGYATLKLPTKIKVKKYTITAEFKGVKVSNTVTVKHLFKAKNLKVKKPRKVLKIKIKTNKVNGKFLKGKKLKLKIKGKTLKAKINKKGVATFKVKKNILKKLKVGKTYKYKVTYGKDTVTKKIKIKR
- the msrA gene encoding peptide-methionine (S)-S-oxide reductase MsrA, giving the protein MFTKQNVIYLAGGCFWGVEAFISRLKGVNNTEVGYANGNDLAPTYEKVCTGKTMHAETVKVTFNPEIISLEEILENFFKIIDPYVKNRQGPDRGTQYRTGIYWQNPNDEKAVIDFLKSKQKSSSKRIMVESHEIYNFYPAEDYHQKYLEKNPQGYCHVDLNLIDNEEFNHLTREEYEITQLSLTEAPFSGKYNNFFEDGIYVDVVDGEVLFSSDDKFDSGCGWPAFTKPISEDVITKNRDFSHGTTRIEVRSAKANSHLGHVFNDGPGGSKRYCINSAALKFIPRDEVEDYLKKRKEK